A window from Nothobranchius furzeri strain GRZ-AD chromosome 17, NfurGRZ-RIMD1, whole genome shotgun sequence encodes these proteins:
- the tctn2 gene encoding tectonic-2 — MANVANAILSVNISRHALSIVLLIYLANSQDIVVFQPTFLVASGPTVTSYLLGNTSGVSLTLRKVSLSNTTGSIGSPSCVEEATRWTLATEQIGKTALRLTLRFNQSLRLCTENDTTGDCCSKPLCVLETLQVSACVGSTPQASLLIQASLYAQLFPTNAGSDNQTVIPNQVYQPLGVCPCDLTHRVCDVRCCCDEDCSSADLKLVASHCLPGPFGGQVSPAPEYQCSVQSSENTPDWFPFLCVHSPPENSPYLGLFYQGNTVSSIPGPSFQRPMLKAPVPVYVQGSPIVTLNGQFFTIPQMLFGQCLKMAPVAFLKDFSVECVSLLLSCPTGAPLQTQLTDLSTEVKNGNGGVVVVNVTDVVIPDVSVFVSESSVVNAISERLECPNVTVALDYKFFWTGNGITGITLTRTVGTITSNQSVMLTARYSAAFLNREFRPESNSGNPGYQVGKPVIAGVVENGTEVIQRRIMNIWKSVHDGLCSTAQKKMVIFGENSTSGCLLPVSRHDLTQCNLLREKVTNLQETLIAATYVAKRGNPDFTSLMDWVNISYATLNSSAAMGKVTSACDGVPSHQHIQVWTLITGQIGGIPQREIHALEVNYSRTTWTLECGGGDISSCQDPDTPQLFSITSSVTFIDIPVNTGPPKSRFQINFTEYDCNRNDVCWPELAFPFTRYFTGEPYSQSLAKGMVLVGMFIAASILGTPWRQIRQAWHNAAL; from the exons ATGGCTAATGTGGCTAACGCTATCCTTTCTGTGAACATTTCACGTCATGCTCTATCCATCGTGCTACTTATTTACTTGGCTAACTCCCAAGACATTGTTG TTTTCCAGCCGACATTTCTCGTTGCTTCTGGACCAACCGTCACATCGTATCTGCTGGGGAACACCTCAGGAGTCTCCCTGACGCTGAGGAAGGTTTCTCTGTCCAACACGACAG GGAGTATTGGTTCTCCATCATGTGTAGAAGAGGCAACACGATGGACGCTGGCAACAGAGCAGATTGGAAAG ACTGCATTACGACTAACTTTGAGATTCAATCAAAGTCTACGTTTGTGTACGGAGAATGATACAACTGGTGACTGTTGTTCAAAGCCACTGTGTGTCCTGGAAACCCTTCAGGTGTCTGCCTGTGTTGGCAGCACACCCCAGGCATCACTGCTGATCCAGGCCTCCTTATATGCCCAGTTGTTCCCTACTAATGCTGGATCTG ATAACCAGACAGTCATTCCAAACCAAGTGTACCAACCTCTAGGTGTTTGTCCCTGTGATCTGACACACAGagtgtgtgatgtacgctgctGTTGTGACGAG GACTGTTCCAGTGCAGATTTGAAGCTGGTTGCATCTCATTGTCTGCCTGGACCGTTTGGTGGGCAGGTCTCTCCTGCTCCAGAATATCAGTGCTCAGTTCAGTCCTCTGAAAACACCCCAGACTGGTTTCCCTTTTTATGTGTCCATTCTCCACCTGAAAACAGCCCATACCTCGGCCTCTTTTACCAAGGAAACACAGT CTCATCTATCCCTGGCCCATCCTTCCAAAGGCCCATGTTAAAAGCTCCGGTGCCAGTTTATGTTCAAGGAAGTCCGATTGTCACTCTAAATGGCCAATTCTTCACAATCCCTCAG ATGCTCTTTGGTCAGTGTCTGAAAATGGCTCCCGTGGCTTTTCTAAAGGATTTCAGTGTTGAGTGTgtatctcttctcctctcctgtcCCACTGGAGCTCCCTTACAAACACAGCTGACAGATCTGAGCACAGAAGTTAAAAATGGCAACGGGG GAGTTGTGGTGGTGAACGTAACTGATGTCGTGATCCCTGACGTGAGTGTGTTCGTTTCTGAAAGCAGTGTCGTTAACgccatat CTGAGAGGCTGGAATGCCCAAATGTGACCGTAGCCCTGGATTACAAATTCTTCTGGACAGGAAATGGCATCACGGGTATCACACTGACACGCACGGTTGGGACTATCACCTCCAATCAGAGCG TGATGCTAACTGCAAGATATTCTGCTGCGTTTCTGAACAGAGAATTCAGGCCTGAGTCCAACTCTGGAAACCCAG GTTATCAAGTGGGAAAACCTGTTATTGCTGGTGTTGTGGAAAACGGTACAGAAGTAATACAGAGGAGAATAATGAATATTTGGAAATCAG TGCATGATGGACTGTGTTCTACTGCTCAGAAAAAAATGGTTATTTTTGGTGAAAATTCAACTTCCGGTTGCCTGCTTCCTGTCAGCCGACATGATCTGACTCAGTGTAATCTCCTCAG AGAGAAGGTCACTAATCTACAGGAAACGCTGATAGCTGCCACTTATGTGGCAAAACGTGGAAACCCAGATTTTACCAGTTTGATGGACTGGGTGAACATAAGCT ACGCGACTCTGAATTCAAGTGCAGCTATGGGGAAAGTCACAAGTGCATGTGATGGTGTTCCATCCCACCAACACATCCAGGTCTGGACTCTTATCACCGGCCAGATAGGTGGCATACCTCAAAGGGAAATCCATGCACTGGAAGTCAA TTATAGCCGGACCACTTGGACACTGGAATGTGGAGGAGGTGACATTTCTTCCTGCCAGGACCCAGACACACCTCAGTTGTTCTCCATCACATCTTCAGTTACATTTATTGACATCCCAGTTAACACAGGTCCACCCAAAAGCAG ATTTCAGATCAACTTCACAGAATATGACTGTAACAGGAATGATGTGTGTTGGCCCGAGCTTGCTTTTCCCTTCACTAGATATTTCACAG